In the genome of Quercus robur chromosome 3, dhQueRobu3.1, whole genome shotgun sequence, one region contains:
- the LOC126717137 gene encoding uncharacterized protein LOC126717137, which translates to MGDTENGEKARKTVFVTVGTTLFDALVRAVDSLEVKQELLKRGYTNLVIQMGRGSYTPTKSGGEDGSLAVDFFTFSSSIADYLRSASLVISHAGSGSIFETLRLGKPLIVVVNEDLMDNHQIELAEELAERKHLYCARPQTLHQTIESMDLESLLPYPPGDAMPVAKLINQFLGFPDD; encoded by the exons ATGGGAGACACCGAGAACGGTGAAAAGGCAAGGAAAACGGTTTTTGTAACCGTGGGAACGACTTTGTTTGACGCTCTTGTTAGAGCAGTGGATAGTTTGGAAGTTAAGCAAGAGTTGTTGAAAAGAGGGTATACCAATCTTGTCATTCAGATGGGTCGTGGATCCTACACACCCACGAAG TCTGGAGGGGAAGATGGGTCTCTAGCTGTAGACTTCTTTACTTTCTCATCAAGCATTGCTGATTATCTGAGGTCAGCATCTCTGGTGATCAGTCACGCAG GGTCAGGAAGCATATTTGAGACACTGCGACTTGGTAAGCCTTTAATTGTGGTGGTGAATGAAGATTTGATGGACAATCATCAAATTGAGTTAGCAGAAGAACTAGCGGAGAGGAAGCATTTATACTGTGCTCGTCCTCAAACACTTCATCAAACCATAGAGTCTATGGATTTGGAGTCTCTCCTCCCATATCCTCCAGGTGATGCAATGCCAGTTGCGAAGCTTATTAATCAGTTTCTAGGTTTCCCAGATGATTAA
- the LOC126717138 gene encoding probable serine/threonine-protein kinase PBL7, producing MEVNITIAPASPPAPSTANNHTQKHHHLHSQIHSQSHHHGIFSSTSILILVISIIFIILLLAIILIIFLLRRLKSAKNNGNWKEHNSMHNTSRRFIAHTTVNVNSSPDVKGGCLYGGNKGRTAPPKVRGVQVYTYKELEVATGKFSEANIIGNGGYGVVYRGVLSDGTVAAIKMLHREGKQGERAFRVEVDLLSRLHSPYLVELLGYCADQHHRLLVFEFMSNGTLQHHLHPSHIQHRPLNWGTRLRIALDCAKALEFLHEHANPSPVIHRDFKCTNVLLDQNFCAKVSDFGLAKTGSDKINGQISTRVLGTTGYLAPEYASTGKLTTKSDVYSYGVVLLELLTGRVPVDTERPTGEHVLVSWALPRLTNREKVMEMVDPALQGQYSKKDLVQIAAIAAVCVQPEADYRPLMTDVVQSLIPLIKNLSSVSSSSSCRFLSQTVSPSC from the exons ATGGAAGTCAACATAACTATTGCACCTGCAAGCCCACCAGCTCCTAGTACTGCAAACAACCACACACAAAAACACCATCACTTACATTCACAAATCCATAGCCAAAGCCATCACCATGGCATTTTCTCTTCCACTTCCATTCTTATACTCGTCATATCCATCATCTTTATTATCCTCCTCCTCGCCATAATCCTAATCATTTTTCTGCTCAGAAGACTCAAATCTGCTAAAAACAATGGCAATTGGAAGGAGCACAATAGCATGCACAACACAAGTCGCAGGTTCATTGCTCACACCACTGTGAATGTCAATTCTAGCCCAG ATGTGAAGGGTGGGTGCCTTTATGGAGGGAATAAGGGAAGGACAGCACCACCTAAAGTTAGAGGGGTTCAAGTTTATACGTACAAGGAGCTTGAAGTGGCCACAGGAAAATTTAGTGAAGCAAATATAATTGGTAATGGAGGATACGGAGTGGTGTATAGAGGGGTCCTGAGTGATGGGACCGTGGCGGCAATTAAGATGTTGCATAGGGAAGGCAAGCAAGGGGAGCGTGCTTTCAGAGTTGAG GTGGATCTGCTTAGCCGCTTACACTCTCCTTATCTGGTGGAGCTACTTGGCTATTGTGCTGACCAACATCATAGACTATTGGTTTTTGAATTCATGTCTAATGGTACACTCCAACACCACCTCCACCCCTCTCACATTCAACATAGGCCATTGAATTGGGGTACCCGATTGAGGATAGCCCTTGATTGTGCTAAAGCCCTTGAGTTCCTCCACGAGCATGCAAACCCATCCCCAGTTATCCACCGTGACTTCAAGTGCACCAATGTTCTACTTGATcaaaatttttgtgccaaggtGTCCGATTTTGGATTGGCCAAGACAGGGTCAGACAAAATCAATGGTCAAATTTCGACACGTGTTCTCGGGACCACTGGATATTTGGCACCAGA GTACGCTTCAACGGGTAAGCTTACTACAAAATCAGATGTGTATAGCTATGGTGTGGTACTCCTAGAGCTGTTAACAGGTCGCGTACCAGTTGACACGGAACGACCCACTGGAGAACATGTCCTCGTCTCATGG GCTCTTCCACGATTAACCAACAGAGAAAAAGTAATGGAAATGGTTGATCCGGCTCTACAGGGCCAGTATTCAAAGAAGGATCTAGTTCAG ATAGCCGCTATTGCAGCTGTGTGTGTGCAACCAGAAGCAGATTATCGGCCTCTAATGACTGATGTTGTGCAGTCACTAATCCCTCTAATCAAAAACCTCTCTTCTGTTTCTTCCTCTAGTTCCTGTAGATTTCTAAGTCAAACAGTAAGTCCCAGTTGTTAG